In the Vicia villosa cultivar HV-30 ecotype Madison, WI unplaced genomic scaffold, Vvil1.0 ctg.000011F_1_1, whole genome shotgun sequence genome, TAGACAAACCATAAACATATTTTTTCCGTGATAGGTAATTCAAGCTAGAAAAATAAACTTGACCAAATCTCATGTGCCATAACCAATCATcgtttgaaataataaaattcaagCAAGAAAATTTTTCATGTTGAATTTTCAAAGAGAATAGCGGTTCAGTTTCATTCTTACCTTTGTGATAAATCTGCCATTTTTGTCAATCAACGTGCAAAAACCATTGTGAGTCTGCATGTTGTAACCTTTCTCTGACAGTTGTCACATAATTAATAACTTCTGATGAAGCCCAAGATTGGAATATTTGAATTATTTCTAAAATTTACCACTGATTTTGTTGTTTCATCTAGAGAAAAAAATAACTCCCTTTATCCATGCATATGTTTACTACATCCAGTGTCCAAATACCAAATATTTCCTTCTTCTGAAAAAATGtattactttccaaagataaatTTTATGGATTTTTACAGTACTCAGCGGTATTTTGATACGAACTTTCTGCCACATATGTCTGATGTTTATTGTATTCGTAATCAGCTACTTTGCGCCCAAACTTTCCATAATGATAACAACTATAATATGTCCTTTCTTGATTATAGTTACCTCTTCCTCGACCAAAATTATTAAATCCAAAATTATTTCTACCTATTCCTTGATTCGCTGGATTGAAACTGCCGAAGTTGTTGTTTCTCTATTGGTTAAAATTGTCACGTCCTCTTCTTCCATAATTTCCTCGGCCTCTACCTCTATAATTTCTTCTTTCTTTATTGttgtaattatttttaactcTTTCTTCTCCAGTACCACTTGATTCAATAGTGTTATTGAAATTTACCTGACTCATAAGAGCTTCTTCTTTTACTACTTTCGCAGTCTTTTCTAATATTCTGTTGACATGACTTTCAATGCTTCCTCTTAACTCTGCTATAGACAAAATGTATGTGTCATGGGACTCAATTATTATAGTCACCACATGGTTAAACTTCATCGGCATCATACGTAAAAAAATTTATACCATTTTTTTATCCGAAATATCTTCTCCATATACTCTCATCTTATTAACAAGATTTATAACACGAGAAAAGTATTGTTCTACCGTTTCAGAATTAgacatctcatacatttcatatTCTCTATGCAACGATTACAATTTGGACTTCTGAGTCTTCTCTACTCCTTCATACTTTAATATGTCCCACGCTTCTTTCAGTCTTGACATTTATTGTTTTTTCAAATAATGAGTAATCAATTCTTTGATAAATCTGTGAAAGTGTCAACTGATCCCTTCTACGAGTGACTTCATCAATTCCTTCTTGTAATCCGAGATCCATAAAACTTATAAGCTAAGTAAGTAAATGGTGGTGATGTGACAGTGTTAAAATTGCTTGTTGGATTCTAGTTTTATGTCTTAGTAACTAAATATGAGTTTAATCTTACTTCATAAGCATAAGCGACTTCCTCAATTAATTCTCTAACCTTTCTTACTTTTTTAATCATGAAGAATAGTGTCATTCATTTTGTATAGtattcttattttaattattcagCATTGCCTCTCTTAAATCAAATTCGCATCATTCCAaacattttttcaatttttaaaatagttcaatctttaatatttgtaaaaaaatctACAATTTGTATCGGATATATTAACAAGATTTATTTGTAAGGGgttaaaaatgaattatttttggaaaactaAATTACACTGTATTTTTATGATGGACAAAATTTAATCATCACTCTCTCTTTTATTGACATCCCAATCCCTATATCTacatattttctctcattttcttgtCACTTTCCATACAAGCAGTGTAAAACACTCCAAACATAGTACACCATAATAAAGACTCAGCTACTCATTGAATGTGAGAATATCATGCACCAGATACTCAGATCATAGTACACACCCCAATTAAATTCCATAAAAAAATGAATGGCTCAAATCTGATACTGGTAAAGATAACTTACCTGTTTCCCAACAACAACCAACTCATAAAAAGTTGACCCTAGTAGTACAAAAAACATTTAATAATCCACTACTAATAATAACAAACTCATTCATTACATTTCTCAGAAGATGATGCTCTTTATTTGCTTTCATTTTCATCAAACTGACACTCTAGCTGTGCCATATCGATTTGATTTCTTTCTTCCTTATATGGTAATGACAGTAACTATAAGACAAAGGCTCTCCAGTCTAGGTCTTCAAAAAAttctatattatattattatttatttaacatatcaAGTATTTCATACTGATATATCTGGTCCGGTCTATATATTTGATCTGAGATCAGATACATCAattattctaaaaataaaataaaataatgtatCTGATTCAATCTATATATCTGATCTAACACTGAgatcagatacattaattattttggaaaaaaataatgTATATGATCCAGTCTATATATCTGATGTGAGATTAAGACCAGATATATTAGTTATTCaataaatttgaaaaagaaatagtAGTAGATAATAATTATAGGTATGTGTAGACTGAAAATGGGTGCTGTTATTCTGAACAAATAGAGAACCATATATAGCAGCACCCTTTTGGGTTGATTTGAGATAGAGAGTATTGAAAGGTAAGCAAGTAATGTAAGGTTATAGGTAGCGGAAAAACTGAACAGACTAGTCTTAGGAGCTGTCAAATAAATAGGTGAATTTTGTGTTGATCAGTGTGTAACAAGAAACTACCAGAATCATCACTTGTGTGTCTCTAAAGCAAAATCTCAAAGAGTGCCATCTTTTTGGGAATAACAAGTTTCTCCTCTCTTATACAGTAGTAGTCTTTTTCCTCTCTCTTCTCATACTACTAGTAGTATATATTCAAGGATTCAGCAATAATCATCACATATTGTTGCATCTTaattacattcatcatttgattcaTCATGAAAGGAAGATTTTTCTGTTTTATGCTAGCTATGAATCTACTGATTTGTGTTTCTGTAGCTAAAAGACCATTTCTTTCAACTGATGCAATGTCCCATCCAGGTTAGTTATTTAACCCTCAcacaataatttttatttcacttttcaaCTTAGATCTTAATTATAGTACTACATAGATCTTAATTACACTACTTATATATATGATTCATTTATATTTCAGACCCAAAATATGCACCAGCACCATACCAAACCATAGAGTCCAAAAAGGTGAGTTTTCAAAAATTATGTAAATTTTTATgcattacattattattattataccataatcatataatcctaattaattaacatGGTTTATGCAAATGAAGGTAAGAGAAAATACTAAGTCAGAGAATGTAGGGATGAGTAACATCAAGATAGGGTCAAGTCCACCAAGCTGTGAGCATAAATGTTATGGATGCAAACCATGTGAAGCAATTCAAGTTCCAAGTAAAAGCAGTAGGAGAAGTCATTTGAGACTTGAGTATGCAAATTATGAACCTGAGAGCTGGAAATGCAAATGTGGCCCTTCCTTCTACAGTCCATGATCATTGAATTATATGTATAGTATATAGTTTATCTCTTAggttcatattatatatatatatatattttgttcctTTGTACAAATCTCAAAGTTTAAAGGATTTTATTATTATGACTATTAGTTAAGTTAGTCATTGTGAGTTTGTGATTGCAATGAATGGCAATATTGGTAATTGTTGGatgacttttatatatatatatatatatatatatatatatatatatatatatatatatatatatatatatatatatatatatatatatatatatatatatatatatatatatatatatatatatatatatatatatatatatatatatatatatatatatatatatatatatatatatatatatatatatatatatatatatatatataaagaaaagacTCATGAGtagaattatttttattgttgttgatgCCAACCTAATAAGAAAAGATGAAGTTATTTTGTTGACGAAAAAACAATGAAGTTATAGtaataaaaattgaaatgatgttataaaattaattaaaatacgaGTAATAATAAAGTAGAGGAAAATTAAATTTAGAGAATTTGAGAAATGGAGAAAAAACTAAAGATAAGAGttcatcattttattatttacattatttgcgagtttttttttttttttaatttggaatTACAAAGTTGgtaaaaatgaagaaattgaACGTGTAGAGAGAAAATTAGAGAATATAATTGAAGGTGAGAATTATCATTTGCATTAACTATTGATTGTGATATTCGTTGGGTATATAAACTAAAAGTTACAATAGCTTGGGATACAAGTAACAAAGCTAAAACTGTAATCGATTACAGATGtttctaaaaacaaaaatataatagtGATAACTGGCTACGGCGAATGTGTTACCGGTTACACCTTcgaaaaaataacttatttcagCTTATTTGACTTTTTTGCATAGTTGAAACTGCTTACAGCCCTGCACCCGCAGTAACCAGTTACAACACTTGAATTAATGTTTTTCACT is a window encoding:
- the LOC131621773 gene encoding EPIDERMAL PATTERNING FACTOR-like protein 3 — protein: MKGRFFCFMLAMNLLICVSVAKRPFLSTDAMSHPDPKYAPAPYQTIESKKVRENTKSENVGMSNIKIGSSPPSCEHKCYGCKPCEAIQVPSKSSRRSHLRLEYANYEPESWKCKCGPSFYSP